The nucleotide sequence TGGAACAGCAGCACCTCATGTCGATCATGCCGTAACTGCTTGAGGGTTGTCGTCAGTGCCTCGGGTTCGTCGAAACAATCCGAAATCAGTACGACGAGGCTGCGACGTTTAATGAGCGGCTGCACTTCACGCAGAACAGTAGAAATTGCCGTTTCGTTTCGCGGCCGTGCCTCTTCGAGTATGTCCAGCATCTGCCCGAAGTTCTTCGGATTCGCTGACGGCTGAATAAAGTCGCGGCGTTTGCTGTCGAAAGTGATCAGACCAACGGCGTCCCGCTGACTCAACAACAGATAACCGAGTGCCGCGGCAAGCTGACGCGCGTAATCGAGCTTACTCAGCGTCTTACCGGCGTAGGCCATACTGCCCGAACAGTCGAGCAGCAGATAACAACGCAGGTTGGTCTCTTCTTCAAACTCTTTGACGTAATACTTACCGGTCTTCCCATAGGCCCGCCAGTCGATGTGACGGATTTCGTCGCCCGGATAATATTGACGATGCTCCACAAATTCGACGCTCGCCCCTTTGAAAGGGCTCTTATGCTGCCCCATCATAAACCCTTCGACCACCAGTCGCGTGACCACATCCAGCTTGCCAAAGCGGGCCAGTGCCGTCGGGTCATCCAATGGTGCATCGTGTGAAAGCATACGGTGAGATTTCGAAATCAGGTGGTTGGTAAAGAACAGAAAGCACAGAGAGCGGACTCCCCGTGCTTTCATTTTAGCCGGTTTTCACACGAATGTCGCTAATCAAGTTCTTTGATAAATACATTCCGGAAATAAAGTGTGTTGCCGTGATTCTGCAATTCGATCTGCCCGGTTTCGTAGATCGGCTTATCGCGTTCCCAGTAATTTTCCAGTGTGACGTTGTCAGTCACCAGTTTACCGTTCAACCAGACGCTGACCTTTTCACCGACCATCTTGATACGGAAGGTATTCCATTCACCAACGGGGTTGTCGGCAGTGACCAGTGGTTTATCGGGGTTCTTCTTGTTATTGTAGAGTCCACCTGATCCCACGCCGTTAGCCGCTTTTACGGCCGGATCCCAGATCTGAACCTGTGGTGAACCACGCAGGTAGATGCCGCTGTCGCCATCTTTTTTGATTTTCCAGTCGACCAGCATGTCGAAGTCACCGTAGTCTTTGGCAGTACACAGGCTCTTGCCTTTGCCATCAAACACAATCACGCCATCCACGACGTTCCAGTGTTCTTTCATTTCGTCGTCAGCTTTTTTCTGTGCTTCAGCCAACTCTTCGGGGCTCATTTTCGCGCGGGTTTTAGGGCTGCCAACCAGACCCTTCCAGCCAGTCAGATCTTTGCCGTTAAACAAGGCTTTGTAACCTTCGGGGGGCTGATTGAGCTTTTCTTCTTCGGCAGCCGCAAAATTGAGTGCAGAAACAGCCAGCAAAACAGCCAGCATCGTCGCGACGCGTTTCATGGTAGTCATAATCATTGCTTTCATTCTGATATCGGTCTGAAATCTTCCCGCGCGCTATACCAATGACAGCTCCGGGAAGGACGGTACTCGGGAGGAATTTCTTAATTATCGAAAGGAATTGAAGCCACTTCAAGCCAGTCCCCCCTGATTTCGTCCGTTTCCCGCAAAGTCCCCTGCTTTCCCGAATGTCGATTTGCGATTGCCTGCCGCGCCGATTAGAATGAAATCAAGATTTTAACGACTCTCCTGCAATTGATTCCCGCCTGTTACTCCAGCGAGAAAGCCACACCATGAATCGATGTCTGTTTGGAATCCTCAGTCTGCTGTTGTTGTTCGTCTCCGTTGAATCGGTCTCCGCTGCGGCGAAGCAGAAAAATGTCATTGTAATTGTGGTCGATGACCAGGGCTTTCAGGCAGGTTGCTACGGAAACAAGGTCATCAAAACGCCGGGCATCGACATGCTCGCAGAATCGGGAACCCGTTTCTCCCGCGCTCACTGCACGACCGCCAGTTGCTCGGCCAGCCGTTCGGTTATTTTGACCGGCTTGTATAACCATGCCACCGGACATTATGGCCACGCTCATTCATACAACCACTTCAGCACCTACGCGACCGTGAAGTCACTCCCTATTATTCTGGAAGAAGCCGGCTACCGCACCTGCTCAATCGGCAAGTATCATGTCGCTCCCGAATACGTTTACCAGTTTCAGGAGTACCGCAATAAAGGCGTCCAGGGGAACCGCAACTCCGCAGTGATGGCCGCCAACGCGAAAGAGTTCATCACCGAAGACGACGACCGCCCCTTCTTTCTGTACTACTGCAGCAACGACCCGCATCGTGGTGGCGGCCCCGACGGTTATGCCAATTTTAATGACAACCCCGATCGCTACCCTGGTGTCACGCCTGTCAAATACAAGCCCGAACAGATCCAGGTTCCACGCTGGCTGCCTGATCATCAGGAAGTCAAGGAAGAGCTGGCGGAATACTACCAGGCGATTTCGCGTCTCGACCAGGGCGTCGTTTCGCTGATCAACACACTCAAAGAAACCGGCCACTGGGAAGACACACTGGTGATGTTCCTCAGCGATAACGGCCCCCCGTTCCCCGGAGCCAAAACGAACCTGTATCAGCCAGGCATGAATTTGCCGTTGATCGTCCGCGATCCGACCGTCAAGAATCAGGGAATCGTCACCGATGCCCTTGTCACCTGGGCTGACCTGACACCGACAATTCTGGATTACTGCGATGTCACCCCGAAGAAAGTTCCCAAACTGCAAACGGTCGTAAACAACGGCAAGCGAGTGGAAGGCAAAGGCAAGCCGGTGCCTTACACATTCCACGGGCGTTCGTTCCTGGAGATCCTCGGCAAAGAACATGCTCCCGAATTCGATGAAAGTTACGCCTCACACACATTTCACGAGATCACCATGTATTACCCGATGCGTGTGATCCTGAGCGGCAACTACAAGTACATCTTCAACATTGCCCATGAACTCCCCTACCCGTTCGCCTCCGATTTATATCGGTCACCCACCTGGCAGGGTGTGTTGAAACGGGGTGACAAGATGTATGGACAGCGGACCGTTTATTCGTACCTGCACCGACCCCGGCACGAGTTGTACGACATCAAAGCCGACCCCTGGGAAGCGAAGAATCTGGCATTCGAGCCGGAACATCAGGAGACCCTGACTAAAATGCAGGAGAAACTGAAGGCCTGGCAGGAAAAAACCAAAGATCCCTGGGTTTTGAAGTGGGAATACGAGTAAAGCGGCGAAAATCAGGCTGACCAGAGCGTCTCTATGTCCGTTTCGAGCGAGTATAATAGCACGAGAGCCACTCAGGTGACTGGTGATACGCATTAGCGAAAGATTGACGGCTGATACGACAATCTTCGCAGGGAATTATGGGAATTTAGACAAAGTTACTCGACGCCAGCGGGGGACCTGTCTATAATGCCTCCGTACGGTAACGATATTCGCTTACTGTATTTAGGGCTTTTAATCATCTAAATAGTGCCTGTCACAGGCGTTATTTGTATCTGAAACTGCTCTTAGTCAGTCCATTTATGGACCCATAGCGCGGGGTGGAGCAGCCCGGTAGCTCGCGAGGCTCATAACCTCGAGGTCGCAGGTTCGAATCCTGTCCCCGCCACTTTTAAACCCCGATGTAGTGAACTTGTCACCGCATCGGGGTTTTTGTATTTCTCCCTTTCCAGTTGACTGACGTGCCTCCTACCTTGATCCCGTTGGAATGCTTAGACTGAGTCCAGCTTTACTTTAGCGTCTCCAGGACCATATGGAGCGAGTATTATTGTTCGAAAGACGCTCTGGTTAAATGTCATGCGTTCTAGATATTCGATGTAAATCATCCTCGGCGCGACTAAGTATCAATGAGTGAATAGAGCCCGCCGCCATCGTGCTTCAGTCTCCCTTGTTTCACCAGTTCCTGCCAAACGGCCTGGGAATACTGGTTTGGCGGTTCAATGGCAACGACCCTTGATCGTTGACCCGAGGATGTGGCACCGTAACCCATTCCGGATTCATCATCCAGGCAAGTCAGCTTGAGACGTTTGCGAAACGCCTTCATGGCCAATTTAAGTTCCTTATTCGAGGGCAGTTCGGGTGTGGCTTCGGAGTCGACCAAAATGTATTCCTTTGTAAATCCTGATGGAACGATTAATGACTGTCTGACGTACCCCCAAGTATGACACCAGTCACGTGACTTCATGTCCGATTGTACCAACGAGCGTGCTGCTGGTCTAAGGGCAGTATTTTTACATCAGACTAATGATCATTCCCTCCGAAAATTGAGCCCCCAGATTTGGTAGCGAGAGGGGAATGAAAACTATTTAACCAGAAATTTACTGGAATCTTTTCCGCGTGTTGTTTAGGATGCGTTCACTAGACTGTATCCGTTTTCCTGTAGCGTCTCCAAAGCCATTTGGATCGAGTATAATAGATCGGGACGCGCTACGGTTAAATGTGATGCGCTCTAGATTTTGAACGAAACGCCACTTAGCAGTCTCTTGCAGTCAACCTGTTGCCGGTAAGGCTGAAGCAGCTTTCATCTGGGAAATTTCGGCTCATCCTGTTGACGACATATTCACTATAGGAGCACACTGATGAGTCACCCGCATGAGGACTTTTCCAGACTCGGATTTGCCAAAACATTTTTTCTGCCTGCTCTGTTGATCTTTCTGATCCCTACCATTTCTCTCATCCTCTTTATCTACATTCAGGGGGCTTACGACAGAGAAGGCCGTGATGCCGCTCTTCAGCAGATTCGTGCCGATCAGAGTCTTACCGCAGAACAGAGAGCCAATGCCGAAGAGTTGTTCAGCAATGTTCCCTTTTCGCAGCTGATTACAATTCCCGGAAATGAGGACATGGTGAGCCCCCAGGCGGCCTTCGACTATACCACGTTTCGCTGGGCAATTCGCTTCTCGCTCTTTTCCATCATTGGCGGCATTGTGGTGATCTTGCTGAGCGCGTTCTGCGTCGTGGCATCGCTTCGATCGCAGTGGATCCAGTACGTGAGCCTGTCGGTCAGTTGGCATGTGCTGCGCATCTTTGGTGCCGCGCAGGTGCTGATCCAGGGAGTGTTGTTATTTGCCTTGTCCTTCTGGATCACCGCGTTCTTTTTAGAGAGATACGTCCCCAAGTTGATGGTCATCGTCGGCATCCTTGCGCTGGTGGCAATCGCGGCCGTCATCAAGTCGATGTTCATGAAGCTCAACAATGAAACCGTTGTCGAAGGGACCGTGATCGAGCGGGACGCTTCACCGGCGTTATGGCAGGAACTCAGCGCTATCTGCGCGAAAGTCGACACCGAGACGCCAGACCAGGTCATCGCTGGTATTGACGACAACTTCTTCGTCACAGAGCAGAGTTTGACAGTAGGAGAAAAGAACTACTACGGCCGGTCGCTGTTTGTCAGCCTCTCACTACTGAAACAATTGAATGGCAGGGAAGCCGACGCTGTGCTGGCCCATGAAATGGCCCACTTCAGTGGCAATGACACGCTGTATTCGCAGAAGATTTCCCCTTTACTGGTCCGCTATGACAATTACCTGCAAGGGCTCTACGAGGGGGGAGTGTCGCTGCCGGTCTTCTACTTCATGAACTGCTTCCGAGCTTTGTACGAAGTCTCTCTGAAGCGTTTGAGCCGTGCACGCGAATTCCGTGCGGATCGCATTGCCACGGAAGTGACGTCTCCGCGCGACATGGCTGGTGCGCTACTGAAAATTATTGCCTACTCGAGCTACCGCGTGAAAGTCGAACAGGACATTTTCCAGAAAGAAGAGGTTCTGGAAAATGCGAATGTGTCGCAGGAGATTGCGCAAGGTTTTGACAACTACGCTGGCAGCTTTATGTCAACTCCGGACATCTCGCATCTGCGAACCTCGCATCCTTTTGACACACACCCCTCTCTGGAAGACAGAATGAAGGCCGTTGGCTGTTCCCTGGAATCTCCTGATTCGCAAGTCATGCTGTCCGAACCAGGCGATGGACAGTGGTTTCAGAAAATCGATGGAGCAGAACAACTGGAAGAT is from Gimesia maris and encodes:
- a CDS encoding DUF58 domain-containing protein; this translates as MKARGVRSLCFLFFTNHLISKSHRMLSHDAPLDDPTALARFGKLDVVTRLVVEGFMMGQHKSPFKGASVEFVEHRQYYPGDEIRHIDWRAYGKTGKYYVKEFEEETNLRCYLLLDCSGSMAYAGKTLSKLDYARQLAAALGYLLLSQRDAVGLITFDSKRRDFIQPSANPKNFGQMLDILEEARPRNETAISTVLREVQPLIKRRSLVVLISDCFDEPEALTTTLKQLRHDRHEVLLFQVVTPEEEEFPFSKPTQFRSLERRGHHQLVDPHQLRARYLEQYQEFCATLSRQCGSVNVDYLKFRTTDAYHLALGAFLNQRTRPGRK
- a CDS encoding 3-keto-disaccharide hydrolase, which produces MTTMKRVATMLAVLLAVSALNFAAAEEEKLNQPPEGYKALFNGKDLTGWKGLVGSPKTRAKMSPEELAEAQKKADDEMKEHWNVVDGVIVFDGKGKSLCTAKDYGDFDMLVDWKIKKDGDSGIYLRGSPQVQIWDPAVKAANGVGSGGLYNNKKNPDKPLVTADNPVGEWNTFRIKMVGEKVSVWLNGKLVTDNVTLENYWERDKPIYETGQIELQNHGNTLYFRNVFIKELD
- a CDS encoding sulfatase family protein, with the protein product MNRCLFGILSLLLLFVSVESVSAAAKQKNVIVIVVDDQGFQAGCYGNKVIKTPGIDMLAESGTRFSRAHCTTASCSASRSVILTGLYNHATGHYGHAHSYNHFSTYATVKSLPIILEEAGYRTCSIGKYHVAPEYVYQFQEYRNKGVQGNRNSAVMAANAKEFITEDDDRPFFLYYCSNDPHRGGGPDGYANFNDNPDRYPGVTPVKYKPEQIQVPRWLPDHQEVKEELAEYYQAISRLDQGVVSLINTLKETGHWEDTLVMFLSDNGPPFPGAKTNLYQPGMNLPLIVRDPTVKNQGIVTDALVTWADLTPTILDYCDVTPKKVPKLQTVVNNGKRVEGKGKPVPYTFHGRSFLEILGKEHAPEFDESYASHTFHEITMYYPMRVILSGNYKYIFNIAHELPYPFASDLYRSPTWQGVLKRGDKMYGQRTVYSYLHRPRHELYDIKADPWEAKNLAFEPEHQETLTKMQEKLKAWQEKTKDPWVLKWEYE
- a CDS encoding M48 family metallopeptidase; translation: MSHPHEDFSRLGFAKTFFLPALLIFLIPTISLILFIYIQGAYDREGRDAALQQIRADQSLTAEQRANAEELFSNVPFSQLITIPGNEDMVSPQAAFDYTTFRWAIRFSLFSIIGGIVVILLSAFCVVASLRSQWIQYVSLSVSWHVLRIFGAAQVLIQGVLLFALSFWITAFFLERYVPKLMVIVGILALVAIAAVIKSMFMKLNNETVVEGTVIERDASPALWQELSAICAKVDTETPDQVIAGIDDNFFVTEQSLTVGEKNYYGRSLFVSLSLLKQLNGREADAVLAHEMAHFSGNDTLYSQKISPLLVRYDNYLQGLYEGGVSLPVFYFMNCFRALYEVSLKRLSRAREFRADRIATEVTSPRDMAGALLKIIAYSSYRVKVEQDIFQKEEVLENANVSQEIAQGFDNYAGSFMSTPDISHLRTSHPFDTHPSLEDRMKAVGCSLESPDSQVMLSEPGDGQWFQKIDGAEQLEDEQWKEYEERFRAYHEETLPYRFLPETDYELAIVLKAFPEVQLTGEEGLLTIDHTGIKHHPWESPVQFSDIQSCQMDDKGRLNFTSTGGAPSKINLKKFKDSDQQKVIEAVERYYSRYLAAKEYQEHVKQPGSTDDE